The genomic region TTTACAAGTGTTTGAAGGCTTGTGTGACACCTGTAACATATGAACACCTGAAATGTGTGCAATGCTCTCTGTCTGTGTTTTCCTAGTGAATAATGGTCTTTCTTTTCTGTCTGCCATGGCAGGGTGAAACTGAAGTTCCCTCTGTTGCTGTCACCAAGACTCCCAAAGGAGCGGGGCTAGCTAACCTGGAGGTGGAGCCAGATGAGTATGACATCCCTGCTGACCTATCATCTGATGAAGAATACATGGTGGTAGAGGAGGCGGAGTCATCCCGAGGTGCACGTCTGAAACAGTCAGGGTTAAAGGGCATCGAGAACATCAAAGCTGCATTCTCCAAAGAGAACATGAGCAAGACTCGTGAGAAGACAAGGGAGAAcctcagcaagaccaaggagagCCTGAGTAAGACGGGCCAAACACTCGGAACCAAAATCAACACCTTCGGTGAAAAGATTGTGCCCCCTGAGCAGCGAGAGAAGATACGTCAGAGTGGAGAACGGCTGAGGGACAACATTGCTAAGAAAGCACCCAATAAAGAATCGCTCCGCATCAAACTGAAGAAGGAACGCACTGTTGCTGAGGGCCAGGAGGGTGCGGAGGCAGAACTTGCTGTCACTCCACCCAAAGGGAGGAAGTCCAGCCCAGATGTGACCTACACAGAGGTGGTTACTGAGAGCAAGAGGGAGGGGCCAGTATCAGAAGAGGGAGCAACTCGTATCCAAGAGGACTGAGAAAGTCAATTCAAAAACCAAGAGAAAAGTGATTAAATAGAAAGTAAGAAAGTAGTTATTAAGGAGTAAGAGGAATTTTGTAATGTGCTCCAAAATGTGTGTGTCAGTATGTGTATTGGGTAGTCAAATTAATTAACTTTGCAAGCACTAAATGTGTTTGTATCTTTTATGCAACCATAAGCCACAtgtgaaatgtattaaaaaaacagaaaatgtctcaATACAAAAATTGCTCTGCATTGTGTctttatttccaaatgttttCCTTTTTCTGCATCCACAAAAAGAGCTGGCATCTCTATCCATAACACCTCTATTACAGAAGCAAAAGAGAACCCTTAGAGAacatgaaagaatgaaagagagatTGACCCATCAGCCAAAAAAAGATCTCTTGGAATTAATCTCAACAGCTGAGCAGCTCTGCCTTCCACACACAGTCTGCACACTCCATGGCAACCTAACATAAAGCATACACTTTGGCACACAGTTGCAGAACACAATAATAACTATTCACTGTTTAAATTAATGATCATTTATATGGACACAAGTGGTTGAATTCAgtcttaaaagattagttcaatcaaaaatgaaaattctctcatcacgtactcaccctcatgccatctcagatgtgtataactttctttcttctgcagaacacaaacgaagatttttagaagaatatctcagctctttagatccagacaatgcaagtgaatggtggccagacctttgaagctcaaaaatgcagataaagggagcataaaagtaatctataatactccagtggttaaataaatgtcatctgaagcaatccaattggttttgggtgagaacagaaaactcctttttcactataaatattgacagtagtctccttggtgatcatgatttcaagctcgattacacttcctatagcaccatctagtcaCAGAttctttttatatactgtatatatgtatggagataacaacctccgcggttCTACAataggagagagcataacagTCAACAAGCATGTTacaacagtaagtcaccgtttgagGATACCATATAAATGAATGGGTTGAGCCGTAAAAttacacctacctgtcgcaaaattttCCGTGAATTTTCTCATAAAACATCATTTTATTGTCGTAAATCTACACATTGTTCATTCCAAAagcattgtttagtgtaaaacatgctgAAGAGCAATCAGGTgttcaattcattaagtgatgagctgtttcctcacaaaagaagtttattcagcacactgaggcatctcctccatagtCATTGATTCAAAAAGAACAgcatcttgtctcctcgccagggTACCGCCATCGAATGTCTATGGGAGGGCTGagttatgctattttaggctaagcttgtaggctccccaaaagaccttattcacagcagcgccatcttttatttttaataggaatgacaacaaggctgtgagggatagacttacagtctcttcaatgggctgttctgcagtttaaagtgtttttggattgttccatggacaaaacattgaaaaatatctttccaagaacattcagtagacaaaaacagACAACATGGGTTTTGGACAATCTAAGAGCTtaatacagctttatactgtgcgtgtaaagatggtgctactgtgaataaggtctattagaaGGGTTCtggctctgtgcatgtgtcaagtaCTTGGAAGTGTaattaagcttgaaatcatgatttgacagaggtgagatattcatttgaaaatctttgtttgtgttctacaggacaaagaaagtcatacacatctgggatggcatgagggtcagtaaatgataagagaattgtcatttatggttgaactatccctttaatgttcacAGACATATGTTGAGTAccagacaaaaacaaaatatggctACTAAATAAGGAGAAAACTTCTCTTAAAGCATAGAAGTAACTATGTGCCTTGTGTATCAAGCAGAGATGTGGGAAAATAAGAACACAGACATATGGCAGGAATGGAAGGAGTTTGAGGCTAACACTAGAACGGcatggctgtatttttttgtttgttttttctcaaaCCAGCAGGTGGCAGCACAATAAGATTCCCATTGATCAAAGCGCAAAACCAGACAAACGTTTCGACTCGCTAATGCTGCTGATCCATGTCATTCTCacactgacatttcacattcagcattgttgtatttcatttaattttttattttccattATTGCTCAGTACCAAGTAGCTGTTTTTAATTCAATAAACATCAgctttataatttgttttttgtataattacaaatattaaaCTTAATACAGAAAGATAaacttataaacacacacacacacactctctctcttacacaaataaatacaaagaaaataataataataataataataataataataaaaagaaaagtgCTAGGGGGAGATGATATAACTctaaataattatacaaaaaaataataattcaaataaatactttataaagccAAATATTTAcaagtaatatactgtaagtcTTAATAGCTTTCTTATTCACAGTCTCTTCTATCAATACTCAATAAAAGCATAaagttaatttgtttttgttttattagtaaaTTTGCATTTATTAATATGCAATACAGTCAGAATTATAAttagaataattaaataaaaatgtcatcttCTTTTGGATGATCGGTGAAGCCAAGTGAAAAAGGTCTTGAACAGtgaatattttcattaatacatTTCTGTACATTACATCAGAGGTTTTCAAAGTGGGGTCTGGGCCGCAAAGGGGTTCTTGGAATtcgcgaaaaaaaaaaaaaaaaaaaaaaaagaggaaagtaAAACTTTTTTGACAATTTGAAATTATTACCAGTTCATTATGAAATTATgacattaatcatgattattttattctactGACATCCATAGTTTATAGctatataatttcatatattatgaaaaagaaaaaaacattatttctaaGAAATAAGGGTTATACTTTACTATTCTttttaaagctgctttaaaataatatttattgtaaaaatagggcttatatatatatatatatatatatatatatatatattttttttttaaattgaaaatgtttctcttcggGTTAAAACATTACCATAATAGAAAAAGGCACAATGGCACTTGTAATTATTGTATGTAATTATATACACTTAATTTAGCAAATAACATGTTTTCTCACACAGGGGGTCCCTCGCAAGTGGATCATAATTTTTGGGtgtccttggcatcaaaatgtttaaaaaacccTGCATTACACCACAATGTAACTGAATAAAAGTAATGCCAAATAAATGCCGTGGTTCAATggtaacactatgtaacacaatttttgttcctgggtagtaagtgttatttcctaattgcttatgcctcaaaagtatagaaaatggctattattccccacaaactttgcttttatgaccaggacagtgatattttgaagtgtacctatttccaatgagaaaaagggtgaatttgtgtcttttcgttcacataaagtcagaaaaaacaacatatgaatccaaattaacatgtatttatactaaagtaatacaaaaatgactacaaaagatttagaagtgagtagtttttcgagatttacgattatactgtaaatcactttcacgaatcagtccccaaatgtagtctcccatcatgttctcgttatactgtccttggtagcggcgttcaaaatCCAgaatatcctgatggaagcgctcgccttgctcctccgagtacgctcccatgttctccttgaatttatcaagatgagcatcaaggatatggactttgagggacatcctacagcccattgtgccgtagttcttcaccagagtctcaaccagctccacatagttttcggccttgtgattgcccaggaagccccgaaccactgcgacaaagctgttccaagccgctttctccttactagtgagcttcttggggaattcattgcactccaggatcttctttatctgtggtccgacaaagacaccggctttgacctttgcctcagacagcttagggaagaagtcttgaaggtacttgaaggctgccgactccttatctagagctctgacaaattgtttcataaggcccaatttgatgtgcagtggtggcatcagcaccttccgggggtccaccagtggctcccacttgacgttgttcctccccacagagaactcggtccactgtggccagtcccgcctgtggtagtgcgccttggtgtccctgctgtcccaaaggcaaagatagcagggaaacttggtaaaaccgccttggagacccatcaggaatgccaccattttgaaatctcctatgacctcccagccgtactcattatacttcaaggcgtccagcaaggtcttgatgctgttgtattcctctttgaggtgcaccgagtgagccaggggaagagacgggaacttgttaccattatggagcagcacggctttgaggctcctggatgagctgtcaatgaagaggcgccactcattctggttacaggcgattccgattgcctcgaacagactggtcacactgtggcagaagcagagcccatcttgatgggtgaagaagctggaaaaaggttggtgacgcttcctctgatctgttacttgcacactttcatccaacaagttccactgcttgagcctagacgtcaaaagctcggcattggacttggtaagaccaagatctctaatcaaggcgttgaggtctttttggttcgggtagtatgggtttctctcctcagctccacctctgaaattgtcatctggatctgcaatgtcttcctcgctctctgacttgctgctctcttctaaagacggctgctctctctctgGAG from Myxocyprinus asiaticus isolate MX2 ecotype Aquarium Trade chromosome 5, UBuf_Myxa_2, whole genome shotgun sequence harbors:
- the cavin4a gene encoding caveolae-associated protein 4a; translation: MEKRGDVMLGVEDESGQPVSALSILSLLERVSTIIDGVQASQQRMEERQQQLESSVSAVQTELLKLAHDHGSTATTVDKLLQKARRVSAHVKEVRSRVEKQNVRVKKVETTQDELLTRNKFRVVIYQGETEVPSVAVTKTPKGAGLANLEVEPDEYDIPADLSSDEEYMVVEEAESSRGARLKQSGLKGIENIKAAFSKENMSKTREKTRENLSKTKESLSKTGQTLGTKINTFGEKIVPPEQREKIRQSGERLRDNIAKKAPNKESLRIKLKKERTVAEGQEGAEAELAVTPPKGRKSSPDVTYTEVVTESKREGPVSEEGATRIQED
- the LOC127440312 gene encoding uncharacterized protein LOC127440312, with the protein product MASRGCKHPADAFCYVCGQFIKTRAKKYSVEASAKMCEAYKAYFGMPVGDQDKPWAPHFTCEHCKKTLEGWYRGEKRAMKFAIPRIWQEPTDHSSNCYFCMVDPSKRRTGKNAPAITYPDLPSSIAPVPHCYELPIPTPPEREQPSLEESSKSESEEDIADPDDNFRGGAEERNPYYPNQKDLNALIRDLGLTKSNAELLTSRLKQWNLLDESVQVTDQRKRHQPFSSFFTHQDGLCFCHSVTSLFEAIGIACNQNEWRLFIDSSSRSLKAVLLHNGNKFPSLPLAHSVHLKEEYNSIKTLLDALKYNEYGWEVIGDFKMVAFLMGLQGGFTKFPCYLCLWDSRDTKAHYHRRDWPQWTEFSVGRNNVKWEPLVDPRKVLMPPLHIKLGLMKQFVRALDKESAAFKYLQDFFPKLSEAKVKAGVFVGPQIKKILECNEFPKKLTSKEKAAWNSFVAVVRGFLGNHKAENYVELVETLVKNYGTMGCRMSLKVHILDAHLDKFKENMGAYSEEQGERFHQDILDFERRYQGQYNENMMGDYIWGLIRESDLQYNRKSRKTTHF